Proteins from a genomic interval of Oncorhynchus clarkii lewisi isolate Uvic-CL-2024 chromosome 15, UVic_Ocla_1.0, whole genome shotgun sequence:
- the LOC139367162 gene encoding transcriptional regulator Myc, whose amino-acid sequence MPLNSSLASKNYDYDYDSIQPYFYVDNEDEDFYHQQPGQLQPPAPSEDIWKKFELLPTPPLSPSRPSLSSIFPSTADQLEMVTEFLGDDVVNQSFICDADYSQTFLKSIIIQDCMWSGFSATAKLEKVVSERLASLQAARKDSAVGDNAECPTRLNANYLQDPNTSASECIDPSVVFPYPITETPKPSKVAPPTDLALDTPPNSGSSSSSGSDSEDEEEDDEDEEEIDVVTVEKRQAVKRCDPSTSETRHHSPLVLKRCHVSTHQHNYAAHPSTRHEQPAVKRLRLENSSSRVLKQISSNRKCSSPRTSDTEDYDKRRTHNVLERQRRNELKLSFFALRDEIPDVANNEKAAKVVILKKATECIYSMQTDEQRLVNLKEQLRRKSEHLKQKLAQLQNSCLSSKRH is encoded by the exons ATGCCGCTGAATTCAAGTTTGGCGAGTAAAAACTACGACTACGACTATGATTCTATCCAGCCATATTTTTATGTTGACAACGAAGATGAGGATTTCTATCACCAGCAGCCAGGACAGCTTCAGCCACCGGCTCCAAGCGAGGACATCTGGAAGAAATTTGAGTtgctccccactcctcctctctccccgaGCCGACCATCACTGTCTAGTATTTTCCCATCGACTGCTGACCAACTAGAAATGGTGACCGAGTTTCTCGGGGACGACGTTGTAAACCAGAGTTTCATCTGCGATGCCGACTACTCCCAAACCTTCCTCAAGTCAATCATCATTCAGGACTGTATGTGGAGCGGCTTCTCTGCTACAGCCAAGTTGGAGAAAGTGGTGTCTGAAAGACTCGCATCGCTCCAGGCTGCTAGGAAAGATTCAGCCGTTGGCGACAACGCAGAGTGTCCTACTCGGTTGAACGCAAACTACTTGCAGGATCCGAATACTTCCGCGTCAGAATGCATTGATCCCTCAGTGGTCTTCCCCTACCCAATAACTGAGACTCCCAAACCAAGTAAGGTGGCACCACCCACGGATTTGGCATTGGACACCCCACCCAACagtggtagcagcagcagcagtggtagtGACTCCG aagatgaggaggaagatgatgaggacgaggaggagaTAGATGTCGTTACTGTGGAGAAGAGGCAAGCGGTGAAGCGGTGCGACCCCAGCACGTCAGAGACCAGACATCACAGTCCCCTTGTGCTGAAGAGGTGCCATGTTTCCACCCACCAGCACAACTACGCCGCCCACCCCTCCACACGGCACGAGCAGCCAGCTGTCAAAAGGCTGAGGCTGGAGAACAGCAGCAGCCGGGTCCTCAAGCAGATCAGCAGCAACCGCAAATGCTCAAGTCCCCGGACATCGGACACGGAGGACTACGACAAAAGAAGGACTCATAATGTACTGGAGCGCCAGCGGCGGAACGAGCTCAAGCTGAGCTTTTTCGCTCTACGGGATGAGATACCGGATGTGGCCAACAATGAGAAGGCAGCCAAAGTGGTCATCCTAAAGAAGGCTACAGAGTGCATTTACAGCATGCAGACAGATGAGCAGAGACTAGTCAACCTCAAAGAGCAACTAAGGAGGAAAAGTGAACATTTGAAACAGAAGCTGGCACAACTGCAGAACTCATGTTTGAGCTCAAAGCGCCATTGA